In Leptospira stimsonii, the genomic stretch CTCTTCTTGCAAGTTGAACCGCTAAATTCGTGGAGTGCGTCGTCTTTCCAACTCCTCCCTTCGATGATGCGATCGCTACAATATACATGCCTTCGGCCTCCCTAACATTAGTTAGCTTTTTTGATTTCTTGTTTTTGGTTTTGAATAAAGAAACGACTAAAGGAGAAAAGTCCTTCCCGAGGTCGTTCCTCATTTAGTTGTTTAGAGAAATGGAATGTTTTTTAGATTCCAACATACAAACATCCAATCTCCCTGAAGGAAAACTTAGCTCGTGTTCTGTTCGTCTCAGTTTAAACCTTTGTCAGAATCTTTCACGCCCGACCCTTCTTTCGAAGAAGCTACACCCACAAGTGAAGTCGGCTCAGGTGTGTGGATCGAAGGATGTGTCTTGTCATACACTTCCTTTAATTTCCGAATCGCTACGTGCGTGTAGATTTGGGTCGTGCTTAGAGTCTCGTGTCCAAGCATCTCCTGAACGTGACGAATATCCGCTCCGTTGTCGAGCATCCCCGTCGCCGTCGTGTGCCGGAAGATATGAACCGCTTGTCTTTTAGAAACTCCCGCCGTGTTTCTGAAATTCATAAACTGGCGCGTAATACTTCCATGCTCCATCTTCTTCCCCGACTTACCCAGAAACAAATACGGCTCTCCCGTATCCCGCAAAAGAACCACCCGCGACCTCTCTAAATATCTCCGAACCCACGACAAAGCCCTCTCACTGACCGGGATCAGTCTCGTTTTCTTTCCCTTACCTTCCCTGACAAGAACCGTCCTTGACTGAAAATCAAGGTCGCTCACATACAAATTCCCAAGCTCCATTCTCCGTATCCCAGTTGAATACACGACCTCAAGCATAGCTCTGTCCCTCAGTCCAAAGACGTTCGTCACATCCGGCACAGACAAGATCCTTTCCGCTTCCTCAACACTCAAAACGTTGTGAGGAATGTTCCTTTTAACA encodes the following:
- a CDS encoding tyrosine-type recombinase/integrase: MSWQEKLGTLRNSPLGSFENYCYSYLERNRTGKGHSLSTLKNSHACLMNFFEWCALREIRTPVEVTLSLLERYRNQVVGQKNKYNGKELSNNNKHKRLSAVREYFGWLTRKRVLLLDPALDWEIPKFVKRNIPHNVLSVEEAERILSVPDVTNVFGLRDRAMLEVVYSTGIRRMELGNLYVSDLDFQSRTVLVREGKGKKTRLIPVSERALSWVRRYLERSRVVLLRDTGEPYLFLGKSGKKMEHGSITRQFMNFRNTAGVSKRQAVHIFRHTTATGMLDNGADIRHVQEMLGHETLSTTQIYTHVAIRKLKEVYDKTHPSIHTPEPTSLVGVASSKEGSGVKDSDKGLN